One Triticum dicoccoides isolate Atlit2015 ecotype Zavitan chromosome 3B, WEW_v2.0, whole genome shotgun sequence genomic window, cgcctttaggttaaattccgcctatttgtgctcatcccacgtacgtacaccgtttccattccacagctgtaaaagttcttcaactaatggccttaggtacacatcaatgtcgttgccgggttgcttagggccttggatgagaactggcatcataatgaacttccgcttcatgcacatccaaggaggaaggttatacatacatagagtcacgggccaggtgctgtgattgctgctctgctccccgaaaggattaatgccatccgcgcttaaagcaaaccatacgttccttggctcacttgcaaactcatcccagtactttctctcgatttttctccactgcgacccgtcagtgggtgctctcaacttcccgtctttcttacggtcctcactgtgccatcgcatcaacttggcatgctctctgtttctgaacagacgtttcaaccgtggtattataggagcatacaacatcaccttcacaggaaccctcttcctggggggctcgccgtcaacatcaccagggtcatctcgtctgatcttataccgtaatgcaccgcataccgggcatgcgttcagatccttgtacgcaccgcggaagaggatgcagtcattagggcatgcatgtatcttctgcacctccaatcctagagggcatacgaccttctttgatgtgtatgtactgtcgggtaattcgttatcctttggaagcttcttcttcaatattttcagtagcttctcaaatcctttgtcaggcacagcattctctgccttccactacagcaattccagtacggtaccgagctttgtgttgccatcttcgcaattggggtacaacccttttttgtggtcctctaacatgcgatcgaacttcagtttctccttttgactttcgccttgcgtccttgcatcgacaatgacccggcggagatcatcatcatcgggcacatcgtctggttcctattgatcttcagcagctttgcccgttgcagcatcatcgtgcacatcgtctggttcctcttgatcttcagtagcatcaccgtattcagggggcacatagttgtcatcgtactcttcttcttcgccgtcttccatcataacccctatttctccgtgcctcgtccaaacattatagtgtggcatgaaacccttgtaaaccaggtgggtgtggaggattttccggtcagagtaagacttcgtattcccacatatagggcatggacaacacataaaaccattctgcttgtttgcctcagtcactttgagaaaatcatgcatgcccttaatgtactcggaggcatgGGCGGATTTAGGCCCCAGGCAGAAGGGGCAGCGGCCTGGGGCGTGAGGCCCATGTCCTTCATACACTTATGCACTGTAGCTACAGTAAATTGCTACAGTCAACAGAGCTGCCAGGGACTTGGCCCAGTTCGCCTGGGCCTTGGCTCATTCCTGGGTCCGCCACTGCTCGGAGGTGTGTCttaaaccgtacatccattgctggttcatctgcgtgcattatatataattaagtgtgtcaaaaatcattacagaacatcatgaatagataattaagtgaccaaattaatagaagttcatcattacattaaaaccaaagtacatacatagttttcatctaacaacataaagctctgcagagcatctaaattaattaaaccatacactgaaactatgtaaaacatttcaatgcgaaaacaaatgcgatcataatcgtaaccaatgtaacaactgatccaacggcataatgataccaagtctcggtatgaatggcatattttctaatctttctaatcttcaagcgcattgcatccatcttgatcttgtgatcatcgacgacatccgcaacatgcaactccaatatcatcttctcctcctcaatttttctaattttttccttcaacaaattgttttcttcttcaactaaatttaacctctcgacaatagggtcggttggaatttccggttcaacaacctcctagataaataaaatctatgtcacgttgatcggcataattgtcataaacaataaatgaaccaatagttatgaaaagataatatataccacatctgaatcatagacaggacgagggccgacgggggcggataccaaaaccatcgcactatataagatgcaataataaaagtaagaaaattatacaagtatctatataaatatacaagtaagatttttttttccttttagaaagaagataagaacaagaggctcaccacggtggtgccggcgacgagatcggcgcgggcgatcgacggcggtgaagacggggacgggacatgacggaccgctaaacctagacaaatattgaggaaaatggagcttggaggtcgagcttggagaggagaaagcttaagtagtgtggctcgggcattctatcgaacacctcgtgtgcataggaggtgagctagagcaccacaaagctctcccctcgccggccaagaaaaacagagcactgggagtgctctgctcgcgggcgagggatagatataggcaactaattggtcccggttcgtggccaggagcgaggagcattggtcccggttcgtcccaccaaccggaaccaataggtccagccgaaccgggaccaatggcccacgtgacccagccggcccccggggctcacgaaccgggtccaatgcccccattggtcccggttctggattgaacctggactaatgggctgacccggcctggaccattgcccccttttctactagtgtatgttaccatacgatgttcttcaacagggagtcccgatgaatgttgtgccttatgggatcgagactaaaggtaccatgagtattattagcttacggccaagatatcctacagattactttagtgcattcaagattagcgacggatgcttaatagtgcaagactggaccaaatatgtgatgggggagcgcaagaagtactagggggcagcaaacagatgtgctacccacgattaggagacgggttcatctgcatgctccaacttgatcaaggaggagagctatacgtgttttatgttattttacctgcgagagagcagcaggagtgattagctagctagaaatgagtttgaagatgatgatgtgctacactattactatgatgataaaatagctaatgttggtggtaatgactatgatgattattattagctagtgttagtggcgattaaataaatattgttggtgataatgactatgatgatgattaaatagcttgtgctagtggattagattcaagtggagtcaacatgtggtgcacatcgaaagtactactagtccaaactagatcaagtttggattattaGTATacatttgacatgcaccacatattgcctccacttgaacctaatgcaccttcatttgacacactgttatggacataatgatgtaaacctcataactgatattgtaccaatatttgtaccatGGAGAGAAAATCGCATAAATatactaaaaataaaaataaaagaatactagtagcgatggagagaaaacgcgctgccactagtttcattagcagtagcgtggggggtgaacaaacgctgcagctatttgtcctagcagtagcgcgcgccggcacgcattactgctaagcaatagctgtagcgtcttattagtagcgcgcctacccgcgttactagtgagcacaaaaccagcgctactgctaggattTTTCTTGGTAGTGTAAAAAAATAACAAGCAGCAGCTAGTGTAGAACAAGACGACCATTCTCGTGCCCGCCCATTGCTTGGCGTCGGCAATAACCTGATGGACGATCTTTAGCAGCGGTGATGATGAGCAGGACCAAAGTGTTTAGTACTACTCATCGTGACGTGCTCTGCTCGTCTCCGACTACAGGATCCACGGGTGACGCCGACCTAGCGAATCCGAGGCACTCCACAACATCGCGCCGGCAAGTCGGACACGTGGACTTCCGGTGGAACCACCGCTCGATGCACCTGCCGTGGAAGTCGTGGGAGCATGGCCGCCTGACGGTCTCCTCGTCTTCGGTCCCCCGCTCCGACAAACAGATGGCGCACAGTTCGCCCGGCTCACGGCGGCGCGAAACTCCGGCGGCCTCTTTACATGCAAGGAGCAGCGCCTTGGGCTCGCTGCAGACCAGCTCGATCCAGAGGATCAGCCTGATGTCCAAGACCAAGCCTGCAGTGCCGTGGACGTGGCCGGCGACGATGCGCGCGGCCAGCGCGTCGGGCAGGAACTCCTCCCAGTTGCCGGCGGCGAGGTCGTACTCGCGGGTGACGGGAGCCTCGGCAAGCGCCTGGTGGATGAGGTCGCGGCAGGTCTCGCGGCTCCGGAAGACGGCAGCGGGGTCGGCGACCTCGACCCGGTGGTCGAGCTCCCGGACGACGAGCGAATCATCATCCGTCACGTCGACGCTGTTCGCCCGTATGATGGTGCACGAGTGCTCGTGGGACACGAACACGTGGCCGTGGAGGCGCACGGAGAACGGGTGGCCGTTCGGCCTGGCATGCCAATTGATATCGGTCCGGGCGCACGCGCTGATGCGGGTCTCCGTCACGGCCGCGGCGTGCGGCCACGGTGACCGACCTGCTGCCATGGCAACGGCCTGCACAGTCCAAGGCGATCGGGGGGACGAACTAACACGTACGTACGGCCTGCTGGTAGAGGCACCTGCGCGCCTTTTGTACGCAGTATATGTTTGTGCCTCCGAATCCTAATGGTTTTGGGTGGATTGATTGATAGTGCAACATTAGGACTTTCCAACGAGCACCCGTCATATACATGTACCAAAAGCTTTCATTGCTCCCCTAAAAAAAAGCTTTCAATGCTTCAAATTAACTGTTTTCAATATCAGAAATGATAAATCCTAGGCGTTCGGGATTTGATCATGGCAAATCGAACGTTTTTTATGACAGTTTTAGTGACGCGAGGAAGAAAAGTTTAGTTGGAACGCATGGCAATTTTTGGACAAAATACGTGTACGGATTtgccatgcttgccaactaaactTACCATCCCTGCGTCAGTAAAATTGACGTCGAATACATTCACTTTGATGAAAAAGAGCTTCCCCATATCACCACAACATTCGAGCAAGTCGATACAAACGCACTCCACCACCACACACAACGCAGACACCCAAGACAACATACAAAGGTGTCGGTCACCGGCACACCACCCCAACGACTACCAAGCAACCTAAGGATGAGCGAAGAAGAACCGCTTGGGCTGCTGGATACCACCACCGGGATGAGCGATCCACCGAGTAGACTCCAAGACAGTGCCTTCAGTAAGGGTACGACCACGGATAGCCACCACCGTCTGATCCTGAAGATTAAGTTTTCACCCGAAGCATCACGAAAGGATTGGTAACACAGTGATGGAACCTCCAGGAAAGTGAATGATGTCCACAGACGCTGCCGCCATCAGCCAGTATAGGGACTGGGCAAGTGATGTATCCTGGTGCTCCTACCCCTTTATCGCAACCCCGCTCTGTCAACCACCCGCCGCCATGCTGCCCGAGTGACCATGATCAGCCCACGACCAATGCCCCTCCCACCGCCATGCAACCAGACCACCACGAGAACTACCAAAGGCAACCCCATCCGCACCCCAACCGCCAGCAACCACCTCGTCTAGAGCAACACCAGATCCGTGAGCAGGGATACCATGTCGGGGAAAAGgtcgggggggagggggggcggcccATGGCCACGAACGGCATCCCCTATGCCGACGGTGGGTAACTCGACATCGGAGCACCCGTCCCTCCAACCAGCCTCCCCCCGAAACCACCATGTTCCGCCTCACCCCGGCTGCTAGCCCGGACTAGTGCGAGACCACTGGCAGCCGCCCGTCGCCAGAGCGGAGGGGGTAGAATAGTCGTCGTCGTAGCCATGGATGGCCAcaaggaggccctcccgcgccatgCACCGCCATCCAGTCGCAAGCCCCCGATTGGGTAGCAAGCGCACACATCAAACCGTTGGCGTGGCAACCTTTGGCGCGTCGCGCCAACGAGCTATGGCaagggaggccgcccacgacctgcAGCGCCACAGGCGGATCTAGGCGCGGCACCGTGAAGCAGCCGCCGCTGGCACCAACCTCCAGGCCGCCCATCGCAACGCCGCCACGCTACCTTCATCAGCCAACTCCCAAGCGCCAATGTGTTGCAGCGCCCAGCACCGAGCGCTGCATCTTGGCCCAAGGCATTCAACCCGCACCGCATCCCCCACGTGAGGAGACGAGAgagccctgccgccgccgccgaccaccggGCTTTGCTCGCTCGCGNNNNNNNNNNNNNNNNNNNNNNNNNNNNNNNNNNNNNNNNNNNNNNNNNNNNNNNNNNNNNNNNNNNNNNNNNNNNNNNNNNNNNNNNNNNNNNNNNNNNNNNNNNNNNNNNNNNNNNNNNNNNNNNNNNNNNNNNNNNNNNNNNNNNNNNNNNNNNNNNNNNNNNNNNNNNNNNNNNNNNNNNNNNNNNNNNNNNNNNNNNNNNNNNNNNNNNNNNNNNNNNNNNNNNNNNNNNNNNNNNNNNNNNNNNNNNNNNNNNNNNNNNNNNNNNNNNNNNNNNNNNNNNNNNNNNNNNNNNNNNNNNNNNNNNNNNNNNNNNNNNNNNNNNNNNNNNNNNNNNNNNNNNNNNNNNNNNNNNNNNNNNNNNNNNNNNNNNNNNNNNNNNNNNNNNNNNNNNNNNNNNNNNNNNNNNNNNNNNNNNNNNNNNNNNNNNNNNNNNNNNNNNNNNNNNNNNNNNNNNNNNNNNNNNNNNNNNNNNNNNNNNNNNNNNNNNNNNNNNNNNNNNNNNNNNNNNNNNNNNNNNNNNNNNGCTAGAGTTGGCTCTCGAATGCTCAGGAGGGGGGCTCCGTCAGGAAAATTTGTTTATAGCCTGGTACTACTTCCCAAAAACGTTCGATTTTCCATGGTTGAATCCGAAACGTTTGGGAGTTATCGGGGTCCTTTCGTATTGGAGCCATAATAGCTGGTGGACAACTAGCGCCAGTGAACATTTTTTTTTTCTGAATAAAGACGCCCAAAGGGCATCTTAGATCTGAGTAATATCGAGGAAAACAAAGGTCGGTATAACAGGTTCCTTGCAAGAGCAGCAGTAGAGCGAACTGTGGGGCACCCTATATCTCGCCCTCAACGAGAGGGTAGGAACCATCGCTGAATGGGAGGATCAAGATGGGCTGACCCAAGAGCACGGGAGGCCACAACCTCCTTTTTTCTGATTcatttgttgctttatttttttaattttctttatactttaaaatattctaaatatatattacaaaaaacactCTATAAAAACATATGAAAGATGttgaccaagcatttgaaaaatgttaaatgcatATAGAAAAATGTTTATGACATATACCAAAAATGTACAAAATATGTGTATAAaaatttgatcatgtatttaaaaaatgttaatcaagcatttttattttttgaacaagtatttaaaaaatgttgatcaagcatttggaaaatattaaatgtgtatagaaaaaatgttgaccatgtattaaaagatGATGAATTTTTTATCATGTAGATAAAAAATTAATTAAGAATATGAAaagaatgttgaataagtatttaaaaaatggcgatcaagcatttgaaaaatgttaaatatgtataggaaaaatgttgagcatatattaaaaaaatgatgaattttttgatcatgtatataaagtttttcaatcaagcatttgaaaacaaATGTTGCACAAGTATTTGTaaaatgttgatcaagcatttgacaaattttaaatgtgtatagaaaatatattgaccatgtattaaaaatgatgaattttttataatatatataaaaatgttaatcgagTATTTGaagaaatattgaacaagtattaaaaaaagttaatcaagcatctggaaaatgttaaatgtgtatagaaaatataTTGACCGTAGGTTAAAAATGTTAATCTTtcattttgaaaaatgttaatcaggcatttgaaaaatataaaaaatgtgtttaaaaatgttgaccatgtattaaagaaTGTTAATTTGTGTTGGAAAAATGTTAAACCTATATTGGAAAATTGTTGTTTacatatacaaaaaatgtagaaaTGTAAAACAAAAGAAACAAAGGAAACCAAGGAAATGAAATCCAAAAAAATACAAAATAGTCcatagaaaaaataaaataaaagaatggaagaaacaaatgaaaaaaacggagaagaaaaaggaaaaaaatagaaaagaaataaaaggaaatGAAAAAAACGGGAAAAAAATCTGGGAAAATCCGGCTCGACTTGATTCCATTTGGTCGTGCCCCCACTAATTAACATGAACATTTGGTGGCCGCGATGGCTAGCAACGCTCGGTGTCTTCTTGGAGCTCCAGGGTTCTATTTCTTGTTCTCCCCTTTTTCTTCCTATTGAAGGTGAGACATATACTTGCCGCGGCGAAGTGTGGAGGTTCGCTACAACCCTTGTTCAAGCTGCCAATCGGTGTTCCTCGAGGTGGCCCATGAAGCACGTCTGGAAAACGGGGTAAGCCCAATTAGCTCATTTTTTGAGGAAACATTTAGATTAACAAAATAATATGGTATAAGAAAGCAGAAAAAACATAATTTTACATTCGCCTTTCTCTAAacttataaaataaaaactttgttTTGTTAAAGTTTTCCATATTGCAGATAATGAATTTGCCATGGTCCAACATAATTGACCAAAAAATAATTTGCAAAAATGTTGTCAAAAGGAATTCAAAAAACATGATATAAATAATATGTTTTCCATGATATTATTAATAAATAATTAAAAATTGCCATGCTCCAACTGAAAGGTGTAAATAATAGAATTGCCATGGTCTAACTAAAAAATTGTCATGGTCTAAATAATAAAATTGCCATGCTACCTTTAAAAAATTACCATGAACTAAATAATTAAATTGTCATGATACCTAcaatagaactaccatggtgtaatTAAATAAAATTTTCCATGGTGTAATTAAATAAAAAAATTCACGGTGTAATTACATAAAATTACCATGGtgtaataaataaaaattgcaatgGACTAACTGAAAAAGTCTCGTAGTACCTACAATAAAATAGCACATGGCAAATTTAGAAACTTCCTCCTCTAAAAACATGGCAACCTTTTGGAATTTGtaatgccacatggcaaattttacAAAATTATGTGTGGCAAGTTTTAAACATTTGTTCCTAAAAAACATGAGAACTTGAAGCTTGGCCACGACCCACTACCTCCCGACCACGACGGCTCGAACTACATCCACGGCGGAGCTTGCACGGCCACCCAAGAGATTGATTCGAGCTCCGGCAGCATTGGGAATGAGACGAGGAAGGGCGGGGGCTGTGGCAGTTGGCATGGCCGGAATCAACCTCGAACGGTGGCGAGGATGGAAGGCGCTAGAGCTGAAAATTCTCTCCCGCCATCCGTTTCTTGTTTACTGTTTACTGTAAAAATTGCCTCCAAAACTAGGTATCTAGGGTACAAGGGCTTTTTTTAGAGGGGGCTTGATAATTTTTTTAGGATGATATCGTTTTGCAGGATCTGGAATTGATGTTTTAGACCTTAGCGGGGGCATTTTGTCAAATTAGCAGGCAGGTACGCTTGCGGCGggcgtgtgtttgcaaattcaCCGAGCAGCTCCGGTCCTCGCCGTCAGATGCGGATCGGACGGTGGACgccaaaagagaaagaaaaaggcatAAAGCTTGCGCATCTTTACCCTAGCCGCCGCACGCACTCCGTTTCCTGTCGGCGCTGACACCCACAACTTGCCCCCTCCCCGGCCACCCCCTTCTCTCCCGccaggaggtagccgccgccgccgccgccaccagcgcgCATGGTTTGCGCCGCCGTCTCACTAGCCGGCGGAAGTGCCACTGCCACTGCCACCTCCCTCTCCCGCCGGCCAGCGCTCGGCCTCCGCAGCCGCCGCCTGCTCTGGGCGCGCGCGATGAGCCACGTCGCGCCGCGGCTCAGCTCCGCCACGGTCGGGGCCCCCACGCCCGACCACGACCAACGGCCCGGCAGGGCCAGGGCTGTGGCTGCGCAAGCAGGTAATGGAGTCCGCTTCTGTTTATTGGGATTTGGATAGCTGATTCCTACCAGGGGTTTCAGTGGAAGTAGGCTGCTGATTGTTGAACTGGTGAATAGAAGCCACAAGACCCTGCAGTCTAATGTTTCTATGGAAACACAGTGGTTCAATTGTTGTGTGCTAATCTGTAACCCCTGCAGACTGTACTGCACACACTGGTTAATATTTTGTCTGCTTGACAACGTTCTGTATTGGTTGTTCAGTTCTATCCGGTAACAGTTAGTTGCTATGTGCCAATCGATTAATCTTGCTAGAGCTCTTGTGTTTGTACAAGTAGTCGACTAACATGGGTCCCGACTCACGATAGTTGTATATTCTCGTCATTTACCTTTATCTCGTTCATAACATTGGAAATGCTTGAAAAAGCAATGAACTAATGGCAAGTTCCTGCATCAACAGGACCGAGGCAAGCACTGATATCACTGTCGGATAAAACGGACTTGGCCAATCTTGGAAACGGTCTTGAGAGCTTGGGGTAACTCTTTTGTGCATCACCATGGGGAATTATGTTGTACACGAATGCCTACTTCAGGCAGTGCTGATTCATCACATATATCGCCTTTCCTGAAGCTCTAGTTATGTAGGGTCTTATGAAGATTTTTGCGCCTTGTAGGTTTTCTATCATCTCCACTGGAGGTACAGCGTCTAGTCTGGAAGCAGCCGGAGTGAATGTTACAAAAGTTGAACAGATTACAAATTTTCCCGAAATGGTATAGCTTAATTTATTCTTTGGCTGCTGCAGCATTTCTTGAAATGTTTTTATTCCAAGCATTGTTTATCATAGTCAATAAAGTAGTTCCTGAATAAAATTTGTGCAAGTGTTTTAAAATTTCATTTTGTGAAATGTTTCTGTACCATACTATAGACCTATAGTTGATATAGTTGGCAAGTCTGATGTCCATTCATGTAAAAGGTGCATGTGGATCTGATATAATAATCTTTGATGTCTCTTGAATCCTCATAATAGTTGCCTCTGGCTAGTCACTTAAAGGATATTTAGTCTATATCTTTCTTTTCATCTCCATTTACATTTCTCTTTTGGTGATTGCAGCTTGATGGAAGAGTAAAAACATTGCACCCCAGTATACATGGTGGTATTCTTGCCCGAAGAGACCAGGAGCATCATCTTAAAGCATTGAATGAGCATGGCATAGGTGAGAGTCCATACTTTTCATCTTATGTTAGTGGACCGTTGTAATATTCTTCCAATTATCAtgccatgatataacaatcttggcTTGTATTCTCATTAAATTAGGACATTTCTTTGGGCACAGGGACATTTGATGTGGTTGTGGTGAATTTGTATCCATTCTATGATAAGGTCACCTCTGGTACAATTTCTTTTGAGGATGGCATTGAAAATATTGATATTGGTGGGCCTACATTGATCCGGGCTGCAGCGAAGGTAACTACGTTTATCATTTGAAATTACATACTTAGCGGCTGGTTGCAGTTGTTGCAATCTACGGTAACATTGAGTTCACGTTAACATATGTCTGCTTGCTGTTTATTGAAAATGTGCTCTATGTTCATTTATACTCATGGGATCGATGTAATAGTTCTGTACAACTGTTGTACGGCTTAATACTGATATCTTTGTTAACCTGACAGAATCATAAGGATGTTCTTGTTGTTGTGGATCATCATGATTACCCTGCTCTATTGAAATATCTACAAGAAAAGCAAGCGGACCCACAGTTCCGCAGGATGCTGGCATGGAAAGCTTTCCAGCATGTGGCTTCTTATGATTCAGCCGTCTCAGAGTGGTTGTGGAAGCAATCGAGCGGTGGTATGATCCTTCTTTTGGTAAATGGTCAAATACTTATCTGAAAGTTCGTCTGCTATTTCTATCAGATATCACATTGTCTTGGTTGTATTTATGTAGGAGAAATATTTCCCCCAAGCTTTACTGTTCCCCTCTCAATGAAGTCTACACTTCGTTATGGTGAAAATCCTCATCAAAAGGCCGCATTTTACGGTGACAGGAGTCTTTCTCTAGTCAATGCCGGTGGTATTGCAACATCATTTCAGCACCATGGAAAGGTTAGGGCGTCACATATATATTTATTTTCATGTTCCTGTTACAACAACAGTGGTCCACTAATTATTCAAGAGTATACAAAGAGCAATCTATTTTGGGTTGTTGCCACGAACTCCATGTTTCTCTAAATTTAATATTTGGTTTGTtcagtacacacacacacacaccttgttTTTGGATATCCATGCTCCTTGTGAACTCATATTGTCAAAAAGTTCAGCGATGCTTCTTCAGGGGTTTTCATAACTCCTTCCTCTTTGCAGGAAATGTCTTATAACAATTACTTGGATGCTGATGCTGCATGGAATTGTGTGTCAGAGTTTGAAAATCCTACTTGTGTTGTGGTAAAGCACACCAATCCGTGCGGTGTTGCATCCCGGCAGGATGTTCTTGAGGCATACAGGTTGGCCGTAAGGGCAGATCCTGTGAGTGCATTTGGCGGAATCGTTGCATTCAACACCACAATTGACGAGGTATGCACTAGACTCTGATCTTATGCTTCGCAAGCTCATACCGTTTTTGTAGTTGTGTTACTGCCCATGACATGTTCCTGCATGCTGATTTGCAAATTCTCAATTAGTCGTGAATTGTGATAGCCTGAGAGGGGCAAATAATAAAATTTCTCTGGTGTAGGATCTTGCAAAGGAGATTCGCGAGTTTAGAAGTCCTACAGATGGCGAGACTCGGATGTTCTATGAGATCGTGGTGGCACCAGGATACACAGAGAAGGGCCTCGAGGTCCTCAAAGGGAAATCCAAGACGTTGAGGATCCTTGAGGCAAAGAGAAGTGGGAAAAACATGCTGTCGCTCAGGCAGGTCAGTGGTGGTTGGCTAGCTCAAGAGTCCGACGATCTAACCCCAGAAGACATCACCTTCACGACGGGTTCTGAGAGAGCTCCGACGGACAGTGAGCTCTCGGATGCCAAGTTCGCCTGGCTCTGCGTGAAGCACGTCAAGAGCAACGCCATTGTGATTGCCAAGGTAAGTGCATTTCTC contains:
- the LOC119278396 gene encoding bifunctional purine biosynthesis protein PurH-like, which produces MVCAAVSLAGGSATATATSLSRRPALGLRSRRLLWARAMSHVAPRLSSATVGAPTPDHDQRPGRARAVAAQAGPRQALISLSDKTDLANLGNGLESLGFSIISTGGTASSLEAAGVNVTKVEQITNFPEMLDGRVKTLHPSIHGGILARRDQEHHLKALNEHGIGTFDVVVVNLYPFYDKVTSGTISFEDGIENIDIGGPTLIRAAAKNHKDVLVVVDHHDYPALLKYLQEKQADPQFRRMLAWKAFQHVASYDSAVSEWLWKQSSGGEIFPPSFTVPLSMKSTLRYGENPHQKAAFYGDRSLSLVNAGGIATSFQHHGKEMSYNNYLDADAAWNCVSEFENPTCVVVKHTNPCGVASRQDVLEAYRLAVRADPVSAFGGIVAFNTTIDEDLAKEIREFRSPTDGETRMFYEIVVAPGYTEKGLEVLKGKSKTLRILEAKRSGKNMLSLRQVSGGWLAQESDDLTPEDITFTTGSERAPTDSELSDAKFAWLCVKHVKSNAIVIAKDNCMLGMGSGQPNRVDSLRIAFRKAGEAAKGAALASDAFFPFAWKDAVEEACENGIGTIAQPGGSMRDKDAVDCCNKYGVSLLFTGVRHFRH